CCCTAGTAAACGTCTTCTGGTTAGAAGTAGTCTTATAGCTAGGAGCGATTTCTCCGGTTAATCAGATTTCTAATGAGGTATTTCGTTGATTCGTTTTAACAGGCGGTCCAGGGAAGCAGGATCAAAAAGAGTTAAAACATAACCGCAAATTTCTTTTTCTTTTATCAGAAACTCTGTATCGAGCAAGAGGGAAAAGTCCGTCTTGTAACTCATCTCCGTAAGCACAGAATTGAGGATAGAGCTGGACATATCATATACTGTATAAGGGGCTGAAACCAGAATTGTGAGATCAAGAAACTTTGAGAGTGCAGTTACGTAAGTTCCTGCCACGATATGGCTAACTTCTTCTATTAAAGACCTGCTCATGGTATCAATCAGATCTGTTCCTTTTTCTATTAAAGGCCTGTTCATAGCATTAATCAGATCTATTTCTTTTTCTTCATCTAAAAATATTAAAGCAAGGTTCTTTACGCTT
The Methanosarcina thermophila TM-1 genome window above contains:
- a CDS encoding chemotaxis protein CheC → MEEIGNLRNLSEYEYGALKELGNIGIGNSATSLYKLTNSLVQTRVLSAKLDLIENIPKITSISEFPILGSLMHIEKDLAGYILVFFPEKSVKNLALIFLDEEKEIDLINAMNRPLIEKGTDLIDTMSRSLIEEVSHIVAGTYVTALSKFLDLTILVSAPYTVYDMSSSILNSVLTEMSYKTDFSLLLDTEFLIKEKEICGYVLTLFDPASLDRLLKRINEIPH